In Mytilus trossulus isolate FHL-02 chromosome 6, PNRI_Mtr1.1.1.hap1, whole genome shotgun sequence, a single window of DNA contains:
- the LOC134723303 gene encoding E3 ubiquitin-protein ligase TRIM35-like — MDNIPKLNLHGLPSPRGLTPEKRNRTYRKSPRKQVKEEFICPICKDYYKTPKGLPCLHSFCRTCLKGHILTVKRSFPVRGSNFNCPVCRMMIMPPDALQARRDWVDQFPNNHQMIRLMEKVFPDVKWRPCVPCKSRNVNQMAVRTCITCKEDYCQECSNFHKRFKATKQHMQAEIKYNIHRPIDDMSDDNRSVSDRGQNQFHIEAKFNRRLDLNFAEKSPGNITSIVFVDNDNIVLSDGFDKRLMLYRDSQAEISAVLGKIKCVSILTGETKWEQPANTPRAVALCGNKIFVANIKEEKIQVFSRNGRFIQTLLNRRNKIRRPQAISVNPDGSKLAVCVSPPDESDYILVYDLVYHGKFVEKEPEKQKSSTCTIS, encoded by the exons ATGGACAACATTCCAAAATtaaa TTTACACGGTCTGCCTTCGCCACGAGGGTTAACACCTGAGAAAAGAAATAGAACATATAGAAAATCGCCAAGAAAACAAGTTAAAGAAGAATTTATATGTCCAATATGCAAGGATTACTACAAGACACCCAAAGGCCTTCCATGTCTTCATTCTTTCTGCAGAACTTGTTTAAAGggtcatattttgacagttaagcgTTCATTTCCAGTTCGGGGGTCCAATTTTAATTGTCCAGTATGCCGAATGATGATAATGCCACCAGATGCGCTCCAAGCCAGGCGAGACTGGGTGGACCAATTCCCCAACAACCACCAGATGATCCGTTTGATGGAGAAAGTTTTTCCAGATGTCAAATGGCGGCCATGTGTCCCATGTAAATCTAGGAACGTAAACCAAATGGCAGTACGGACATGTATCACTTGTAAGGAAGATTATTGTCAGGAATGTTCTAATTTTCATAAACGCTTCAAAGCAACAAAACAACACATGCAGGcggaaataaaatacaacatccaTCGCCCAATCGACGACATGTCAGACGACAACAGATCTGTATCTGATAGAGGgcaaaaccaatttcacatcgAGGCTAAATTTAACAGACGGTTAGATTTGAACTTTGCTGAAAAATCTCCAGGAAACATAACTAGCATTGTTTTTGTTGACAATGACAATATTGTTTTAAGCGATGGATTTGATAAGAGACTGATGCTATACCGCGATTCGCAAGCAGAGATCTCGGCTGTTCTAGGCAAAATTAAATGTGTATCGATTCTCACTGGTGAGACAAAATGGGAACAACCAGCAAATACACCTCGTGCTGTGGCCTTGTGtggtaataaaatatttgttgctaatatcaaagaagaaaaaatacag GTTTTCTCGAGAAATGGCAGATTTATTCAAACATTGTTGAACAGAAGGAATAAGATTCGACGTCCACAAGCTATTTCTGTGAACCCCGATGGAAGTAAATTAGCCGTCTGTGTAAGTCCGCCAGATGAAAGTGACTACATCTTAGTATATGATTTAGTATACCATGGAAAGTTTGTTGAGAAGGAACCAGAAAAACAGAAGAGTTCCACTTGTACTATTTCGTGA
- the LOC134722473 gene encoding uncharacterized protein LOC134722473: MAQAVEKELICPICADYFTSPKGLPCLHTFCRDCLKSHIMSQVNKGQFSCPMCRTSVPAPEEKPRSEWVDIFPTNHHVVSIMDIVVPNFEPIYCKICKERGLRHKAVKHCKVCVEDFCFECARLHNLFNATKTHALSEIENKQRKPDTRPSASKTSDRSSKSNYDNYIIKAKFKGSIDLKTDHGDEPSFITSLIFLEDDRIVAADNVNYKIKLFESEGKFVSEICQVRPFGLTLIHQTYIASTEAGYIKFFHVYPNKIKIEKTYNAEWKIYTPHAVPVSNALRGLHYCNGQFVVCSGDDLDKHVTVLDANGKNQHHIWKKDSFRGNMFKDPWYCKLSDNLEDIYISDGTGVFGSVKCVSNHGQEKWEYSCQMPRAIDIIGNHLCVADWREDEIKVLTKDGKFVKTLLNKEDGIRRPQAIAVNHSGDKLIVANSPPYNSDVLLLFDLEYKKTDDTKASHKKTTSSLCTLY, encoded by the exons ATGGCCCAAGCTGTGGAGAAGGAGTTAATCTGTCCGATATGTGCGGACTATTTTACCAGTCCAAAGGGTCTACCTTGTCTACATACGTTTTGCAGAGATTGTTTGAAATCGCACATCATGTCACAGGTAAATAAAGGACAATTTTCCTGTCCTATGTGTAGGACGAGCGTGCCTGCTCCAGAAGAAAAGCCTCGTTCTGAATGGGTAGACATCTTTCCAACAAATCATCATGTGGTCAGCATTATGGATATTGTTGTTCCTAATTTTGAAccaatttattgtaaaatatgtaaAGAAAGGGGATTACGACATAAAGCAGTGAAACATTGCAAAGTATGTGTAGAGGACTTTTGTTTTGAATGTGCAAGACTTCATAATTTGTTTAATGCAACGAAAACCCATGCTTTATCGGAAATAGAGAACAAGCAACGTAAGCCAGACACAAGACCATCCGCTTCCAAAACTTCAGATCGATCCTCTAAAAGCAATTATGATAACTATATTATAAAAGCAAAGTTTAAAGGAAGCATTGATTTGAAAACTGACCACGGTGATGAACCATCCTTTATAACAAGCTTGATATTTTTGGAAGATGACCGCATTGTTGCTGCTGATAACGTCAATTATAagataaaactttttgaaagCGAAGGGAAATTTGTGTCAGAGATATGCCAAGTTCGTCCTTTTGGCTTAACCCTAATTCATCAAACTTATATTGCTTCAACTGAAGCAGGATACATTaaattttttcatgtttatccaaataaaatcaaaattgaaaaaacataCAATGCAGAATGGAAAATATATACTCCTCATGCAGTGCCCGTGTCAAATGCTCTGCGCGGTCTCCACTATTGTAATGGTCAATTTGTTGTTTGCTCTGGTGACGATTTAGATAAACACGTGACCGTTTTAGATGCAAATGGTAAAAATCAACATCATATTTGGAAGAAAGATAGTTTTCGAGGAAACATGTTTAAAGACCCATGGTATTGCAAGTTGAGTGATAACTTAGAAGACATTTACATCAGTGACGGGACGGGTGTTTTCGGTAGTGTAAAGTGTGTTTCAAATCATGGTCAGGAGAAATGGGAGTATTCTTGTCAAATGCCTCGTGCCATCGATATAATTGGAAATCATTTGTGTGTGGCTGATTGGCGCGAGGACGAAATAAAG GTGCTAACGAAAGAtggaaaatttgttaaaactttGCTCAACAAAGAAGATGGAATTCGTCGTCCACAAGCAATAGCTGTGAACCATTCCGGGGATAAATTAATTGTTGCAAACAGTCCACCATATAACAGTGACGTATTGCTTTTATTTGATcttgaatataaaaagacaGACGATACCAAAGCATCGCACAAGAAAACAACCTCTTCTCTATGTACACTTTATTGA
- the LOC134722472 gene encoding uncharacterized protein LOC134722472 — translation MKRRQPEELENKFCVISFSKETHNKHRRITRPSVEGRLRIKKMDEADFVVTNDKSVLKIPHCKVILVFVDHNQKDVILETPGEDEEDIKLLTVQACRKMGADVFVIYVGDEGSESLMAGCLYNPQLTTVAEHFELKQLEQRNRVITCHENFTITQREKVAQAIA, via the exons ATGAAGAGAAGACAACCAGAGGAACTAGAAAACAAGTTCTGTGTAATAAGTTTCAGTAAAGAAACACACAACAAACATAGAAGAATCACCAGACCAAGTGTGGAGGGTCGACTTAGGATTAAAAAAATGGACGAAGCAGATTTCGTGGTGACCAATGATAAAAGTGTGTTGAAAATACCTCATTGTAAAGTTATATTGGTGTTTGTGGACCACAATCAGAAAGATGTCATATTAGAGACCCCAGGTGAGGATGAAGAAGATATCAAATTATTAACCGTACAGGCCTGCCGTAAAATGGGAG cCGATGTGTTCGTGATATATGTAGGTGATGAAGGATCTGAATCCCTGATGGCAGGATGTCTGTATAACCCACAGTTGACTACAGTAGCCGAACATTTTGAGCTCAAACAACTTGAGCAGAGAAACCGAGTTATAACATGCCATGAGAACTTCACCATCACACAGCGAGAGAAAGTAGCTCAGGCTATTGCTTAA